The following coding sequences are from one Treponema bryantii window:
- the rplV gene encoding 50S ribosomal protein L22 → MAEKKGYVATSKFLIASPTKVRPVAHVINQKSYTEAMAILANMPQKGATLISATLKSAAANALNQNSKLDEDMLYVKEIRVDEGPRLKRVWFRARGRADQLLKRMCHITVIVDEKAGE, encoded by the coding sequence ATGGCTGAGAAAAAAGGTTATGTAGCCACTTCTAAGTTCCTGATTGCATCTCCAACAAAGGTTCGTCCTGTTGCACATGTAATTAATCAGAAATCCTACACTGAAGCTATGGCTATCTTGGCAAACATGCCACAGAAAGGTGCAACTTTGATTAGCGCTACTTTGAAGTCTGCTGCTGCAAATGCACTTAACCAGAACAGTAAGTTGGATGAAGATATGCTTTACGTAAAAGAAATCAGAGTTGATGAAGGTCCAAGACTCAAGAGAGTATGGTTCCGCGCACGTGGTCGTGCAGATCAGCTTTTGAAGCGTATGTGTCATATTACCGTCATCGTTGACGAGAAGGCGGGGGAATAA
- the rpsJ gene encoding 30S ribosomal protein S10: MANGKIRVRLRAFDAVLIDQSAKAIVQTVQKAGAKVSGPIPLPTRINKVTVLRSPHVNKKSREQFEMRTHKRLIDIMNPSQDVMDSLMKLELPAGVDVVITQ, from the coding sequence ATGGCTAATGGAAAGATTCGTGTCAGACTTCGTGCATTTGATGCAGTTCTGATCGACCAGAGTGCTAAAGCCATCGTGCAGACAGTACAGAAAGCGGGAGCAAAGGTTTCTGGCCCTATCCCTCTTCCTACAAGAATCAACAAGGTGACTGTACTTCGCTCACCACACGTAAACAAGAAGTCACGTGAGCAGTTTGAAATGCGTACACACAAACGCCTTATTGACATAATGAATCCTTCACAGGACGTTATGGATTCACTGATGAAGCTTGAGCTTCCTGCCGGTGTAGATGTAGTAATTACACAGTAA
- the rplD gene encoding 50S ribosomal protein L4: MEKKVYSTSGKELRTITLDDKVFGLPVNDDVIYYAITNELANRRVGTACTKTRAEVHGSNNKPYKQKGTGNARRGDKKSPITVGGGTIFGPKPRDFSYSIPKKEKRLAMKSILSSHAQGDRLTVVEDFTVESGKTKDLVSILKNFAKDERTVLILKDDDAKIKQAGRNIPNLSFLAYNRLEAHTLFYGRKVIILESAVKNLSDFYAEDKEAK; encoded by the coding sequence ATGGAAAAGAAAGTATATTCAACTTCTGGTAAAGAACTGCGTACAATCACTCTTGATGATAAAGTATTCGGTCTTCCAGTTAATGACGACGTAATCTATTACGCTATTACAAACGAATTAGCTAACAGACGTGTTGGTACTGCTTGTACTAAGACTCGCGCTGAAGTACATGGTTCAAACAATAAGCCTTACAAACAGAAGGGTACTGGTAATGCACGTCGCGGTGATAAGAAGTCTCCAATCACAGTAGGTGGTGGTACAATTTTCGGACCAAAACCAAGAGATTTCAGCTATTCAATTCCAAAGAAAGAAAAAAGACTTGCAATGAAGTCAATCTTGAGCTCACACGCTCAGGGCGACAGACTTACTGTTGTAGAGGATTTTACTGTAGAAAGCGGAAAAACAAAGGACTTAGTATCTATTCTTAAGAACTTTGCTAAAGACGAAAGAACAGTTCTTATCCTTAAAGATGATGATGCAAAGATCAAGCAGGCAGGACGCAATATTCCTAACCTCTCATTCCTTGCTTATAATCGTCTTGAAGCACACACACTTTTCTATGGACGCAAGGTAATCATTCTTGAGTCTGCAGTAAAGAATCTGTCTGACTTTTATGCTGAAGATAAGGAGGCTAAATAA
- the rplB gene encoding 50S ribosomal protein L2, translating to MALKVFKPMTAGTRGRVDLRRDELTTDRPEKTLVSGRKSHAGRGAGGRISVRHQGGGHKRRYRDIDFKRDKHGIPGTVKTIEYDPNRSANIALIYYADGDKRYIIAPKGLQVGQKIISGENAAPTVGNALPLNAIPVGFTIHNIELTLGQGGQLVRSAGASAMIAGREGDYVIVRLPSSEMRKINGKCYATIGVVGNEEHMNVKLGKAGHKRWMGIRPTVRGMAMNPVDHPLGGGEGAGKGRNPVTPWGQPCKGYQTRNKRKTSSKFIVSRRKK from the coding sequence ATGGCTCTTAAAGTATTTAAGCCAATGACAGCAGGTACACGTGGACGTGTTGACTTGCGTCGTGACGAACTGACAACTGATAGACCCGAGAAAACTTTGGTGTCAGGTCGTAAGTCTCATGCAGGACGCGGAGCTGGTGGTCGTATTTCTGTACGTCATCAGGGCGGCGGTCACAAGAGACGCTATCGTGATATAGATTTCAAACGTGATAAGCACGGAATTCCTGGAACCGTAAAGACAATCGAATACGATCCAAACAGAAGTGCTAACATCGCTTTGATTTATTATGCTGACGGTGATAAACGTTATATCATCGCTCCAAAGGGATTGCAGGTTGGTCAGAAGATTATTTCTGGCGAAAATGCAGCTCCAACAGTTGGAAATGCACTTCCTCTGAATGCAATTCCAGTTGGTTTCACTATTCATAACATTGAATTGACACTTGGTCAGGGTGGACAGCTTGTTCGTTCTGCTGGTGCTAGTGCAATGATTGCAGGTCGCGAAGGTGACTACGTTATCGTTCGCTTGCCTTCAAGTGAAATGAGAAAGATTAACGGAAAGTGCTACGCTACAATCGGTGTTGTAGGTAATGAAGAGCACATGAACGTTAAGCTCGGTAAAGCTGGTCATAAGCGCTGGATGGGTATCCGCCCAACAGTACGTGGTATGGCTATGAACCCGGTTGATCATCCACTTGGTGGTGGTGAAGGTGCTGGTAAGGGACGTAACCCAGTTACTCCTTGGGGACAGCCTTGTAAGGGCTACCAGACTCGTAACAAGAGAAAGACTTCTAGCAAGTTCATTGTTAGTCGTCGTAAGAAGTAG
- the rpsC gene encoding 30S ribosomal protein S3 — MGQKVNPIGLRLGVNKTWQSRWYADPREYADLVLEDIKIRKMVSELPECKNADIAEIEIVRHPQRVTIVIHTARPGVIIGVKGASIEKISADIQKQLTKKVQIKIKEIKRADLNASLIAQNVGRQLVGRGSFRKAMKQAVSNAMRAGAQGVKVRLSGRLGGADMSRTEEHKEGRVPLHTLRADIDYGTYEALTTYGKIGIKVWVYNGMNYGIDHNEDAGQLVKKPRRPARQAAEKTEGSEPAKKARS, encoded by the coding sequence GTGGGACAGAAAGTTAATCCTATTGGTTTGCGCTTAGGTGTAAACAAGACATGGCAGTCACGCTGGTATGCAGATCCACGTGAATATGCAGATTTAGTTCTCGAAGATATTAAGATCCGTAAAATGGTATCTGAACTCCCAGAGTGTAAAAATGCTGATATAGCTGAGATTGAGATTGTTCGCCATCCACAGCGCGTTACAATCGTAATTCACACAGCTCGTCCAGGTGTAATTATTGGTGTTAAAGGTGCATCAATCGAAAAGATTAGTGCAGATATTCAGAAGCAGCTTACAAAGAAAGTTCAGATCAAGATTAAGGAAATTAAGCGTGCAGATTTGAATGCCAGCTTGATTGCTCAGAATGTTGGTCGTCAGCTTGTTGGCCGTGGTTCATTCCGCAAGGCTATGAAACAGGCAGTAAGCAATGCTATGCGTGCTGGTGCACAGGGTGTAAAGGTTCGTCTTAGTGGTCGTCTCGGTGGAGCAGATATGTCTCGTACTGAAGAGCACAAGGAAGGACGTGTACCTCTTCATACTCTTCGTGCTGATATCGACTATGGAACATACGAAGCTCTTACTACATACGGTAAAATCGGTATTAAAGTATGGGTTTACAACGGTATGAACTATGGTATCGACCACAATGAAGATGCTGGTCAGCTCGTTAAGAAACCAAGACGTCCAGCTCGTCAGGCAGCTGAAAAGACTGAGGGTTCTGAACCTGCTAAAAAGGCAAGGAGTTAG
- the tuf gene encoding elongation factor Tu — protein sequence MAKEKFVRTKPHMNVGTIGHVDHGKTTLSAAITSYCANKYGDKALKYDEIDNAPEEKERGITINTRHLEYQSDKRHYAHIDCPGHADYIKNMITGAAQMDGSILVVSAPDSVMPQTREHLLLARQVGVPKIIVFLNKVDQVDDPDLLELVVEEVKDTLQEYGFSADTPIIKGSAFKALNDATPENTACIEELLTAMDTWFDDPVRDDQKPFLMPIEDIFTISGRGTVVTGKIERGVVNMNDAVQIVGIRPTADTTVTGIEMFQKTLDQGMAGDNVGILLRGIEKKDVVRGQVLAAPKSITPHTKFEAQIYVLSKEEGGRHSPFFTGYRPQFYFRTTDITGTIELEAGTDMVKPGDNVKVIGELIHPIAMDEGLKLAIREGGHTIASGQVTKIIE from the coding sequence ATGGCAAAGGAGAAGTTCGTTAGAACTAAACCTCACATGAACGTTGGTACTATTGGTCACGTAGACCATGGTAAGACTACACTTTCAGCTGCTATCACTTCATATTGTGCTAACAAATATGGTGATAAGGCCCTTAAGTATGACGAAATTGATAACGCTCCAGAAGAGAAGGAACGTGGTATCACAATCAACACTCGTCACTTGGAATATCAGTCTGACAAGAGACACTATGCTCATATCGACTGTCCAGGACATGCTGACTACATTAAGAACATGATTACTGGTGCTGCTCAGATGGATGGTTCTATCCTCGTAGTATCTGCTCCAGACTCAGTTATGCCACAGACACGTGAGCACTTGCTTCTCGCTCGTCAGGTAGGTGTACCAAAGATCATCGTATTCTTGAACAAAGTTGACCAGGTTGATGATCCAGATCTTCTCGAACTCGTAGTAGAAGAAGTAAAAGATACTCTCCAGGAGTATGGATTCTCTGCTGATACACCAATCATTAAGGGTTCTGCATTCAAGGCTTTGAATGATGCAACTCCAGAAAACACAGCTTGTATCGAAGAACTCCTTACAGCTATGGATACATGGTTCGATGATCCAGTTCGTGATGATCAGAAACCATTCTTGATGCCAATCGAAGACATCTTCACTATCTCTGGTCGTGGTACTGTAGTAACAGGAAAGATCGAGCGTGGTGTTGTAAACATGAACGATGCTGTACAGATCGTAGGTATCCGCCCAACAGCTGATACAACTGTAACAGGTATCGAAATGTTCCAGAAGACTCTTGATCAGGGTATGGCTGGTGATAACGTTGGTATCCTCCTCCGTGGTATTGAAAAGAAAGACGTTGTTCGCGGACAGGTTCTTGCTGCACCAAAGTCTATCACTCCACATACAAAGTTCGAAGCTCAGATTTATGTACTTTCAAAGGAAGAGGGGGGACGTCACTCTCCATTCTTCACAGGATATCGCCCACAGTTCTACTTCAGAACTACAGATATTACTGGTACAATCGAACTCGAAGCTGGTACAGACATGGTAAAACCAGGTGATAACGTAAAGGTTATCGGTGAACTTATTCACCCAATCGCTATGGACGAAGGTCTTAAACTCGCTATCCGTGAAGGCGGTCACACAATCGCTTCTGGACAGGTAACAAAGATTATCGAATAG
- the rplC gene encoding 50S ribosomal protein L3: MKGLIAKKVGMTQIFDESGNLTPVTVIQVEPNVVVAKKTKENCGYDAVVLGLDDMKASRASKAYAGQFPENITPKRHLKEFRNFEKEVNIGDVVGLELFEGSRFLDVTATSKGKGFQGVMKRWGFHGGRATHGSKFHREPGGTGECTTPGHSFKNIKLPGHMGFKRVTVQNLKIVKVDPELKVIMVRGAVPGNKDCTLIVKSAVKK, from the coding sequence ATGAAAGGTCTGATTGCAAAGAAAGTTGGCATGACACAGATATTCGACGAAAGCGGAAATCTGACACCAGTAACCGTAATCCAGGTCGAGCCAAATGTTGTTGTTGCCAAGAAAACAAAGGAAAATTGCGGTTATGATGCAGTTGTTCTTGGTCTTGATGATATGAAAGCTTCAAGAGCAAGCAAGGCATATGCCGGACAATTCCCAGAGAACATTACTCCAAAGCGCCACTTGAAAGAGTTCCGCAACTTCGAAAAAGAAGTAAATATTGGAGATGTTGTTGGTCTTGAGCTCTTTGAAGGTAGTCGTTTCCTCGATGTAACAGCTACATCAAAAGGTAAGGGTTTCCAGGGTGTTATGAAGAGATGGGGCTTCCATGGTGGACGTGCTACACACGGTTCTAAGTTCCATCGTGAGCCGGGTGGTACAGGAGAATGTACAACTCCAGGTCACTCATTCAAGAATATTAAGCTTCCTGGACACATGGGATTCAAAAGAGTTACTGTGCAGAATCTGAAGATTGTTAAAGTTGATCCAGAGCTCAAAGTAATTATGGTTCGCGGTGCTGTTCCTGGAAATAAGGACTGTACACTCATCGTGAAGTCCGCAGTAAAGAAATAG
- the rpsS gene encoding 30S ribosomal protein S19, whose product MSRSVKKGPFVEKSLYKKVQAMNKEADRKMIKTYSRCSTIIPEMVGNTISVYNGKSWIPVYITENLVGHKLGEFAPTRTFKGHGGSDKTASKG is encoded by the coding sequence GTGTCAAGATCTGTTAAGAAAGGACCATTTGTAGAGAAATCACTTTACAAAAAGGTTCAGGCAATGAATAAAGAAGCAGACAGAAAAATGATTAAAACATATTCTCGCTGCTCTACAATAATCCCAGAGATGGTTGGAAACACAATCTCTGTTTATAATGGTAAATCATGGATTCCTGTATATATTACAGAAAACCTTGTTGGACATAAGCTTGGTGAATTTGCACCAACTCGTACATTCAAGGGCCATGGTGGTTCAGACAAAACTGCCTCTAAAGGCTAA
- the rpsG gene encoding 30S ribosomal protein S7 — protein sequence MGRHKKSIERPMLPDVKYNSKVVSKFVCRMMLDGKKSICTKIVYEAMDNLKAKTDKDPLEVLLKALENVKPMVEVKSRRVGGATYQVPMEIRESRREALAMRWIIDAARSRSGHGMADTLAAELLDAYNNTGTAYKKREDVHKMAEANKAFAHYRW from the coding sequence ATGGGAAGACATAAGAAATCAATCGAACGTCCGATGTTGCCGGATGTAAAATACAACTCAAAGGTTGTTTCAAAATTCGTTTGCCGTATGATGCTTGACGGAAAGAAATCTATCTGTACAAAGATCGTATACGAGGCAATGGATAATCTTAAGGCTAAGACAGACAAGGATCCTTTGGAAGTGCTTCTTAAGGCTCTTGAAAATGTAAAGCCAATGGTAGAAGTTAAGTCACGCCGCGTTGGTGGTGCTACTTACCAGGTTCCAATGGAAATCCGTGAATCACGTCGTGAAGCACTTGCAATGAGATGGATTATTGATGCAGCTCGTTCAAGAAGCGGACACGGAATGGCAGATACACTTGCTGCTGAACTTCTTGATGCTTACAACAATACAGGTACTGCTTACAAGAAGCGTGAAGATGTACATAAGATGGCTGAAGCTAACAAGGCTTTCGCTCACTACAGATGGTAG
- a CDS encoding 50S ribosomal protein L23 codes for MNYEDILIKPVVSEKASMLREQNKYVFIVRPDATKTQIKEAVTRLFKVKVVDCTTMNVLGKMKRLRGKPGRTASYKKAIVRIAEGETIAAFEGV; via the coding sequence ATGAATTACGAAGATATTCTTATTAAGCCTGTTGTTTCTGAAAAGGCAAGCATGTTGCGTGAACAGAACAAATATGTTTTCATCGTTCGCCCAGATGCTACAAAGACACAGATTAAAGAAGCTGTAACACGCTTGTTTAAGGTAAAAGTAGTTGACTGCACAACAATGAATGTGCTTGGAAAAATGAAACGACTTCGTGGAAAACCAGGTCGTACTGCATCTTACAAGAAAGCTATCGTACGTATCGCTGAAGGCGAAACAATTGCAGCTTTCGAAGGTGTATAA
- the rpsL gene encoding 30S ribosomal protein S12 — MPTINQLIHQGRKSAANRTKAPALEGCPQKRGVCTRVMTQTPKKPNSALRKIARVRLSNGIEVTAYIPGIGHNLQEHSVVLVRGGRVKDLPGVRYHIIRGTKDTLGVEDRKRGRSKYGAKKPKA; from the coding sequence ATGCCTACAATTAATCAATTAATTCATCAGGGTCGTAAGTCTGCTGCAAACAGAACAAAAGCTCCAGCTCTTGAAGGCTGTCCACAGAAACGTGGTGTTTGCACACGTGTAATGACTCAGACACCTAAGAAACCAAACTCAGCGCTCAGAAAGATTGCGCGTGTTCGTTTGTCAAATGGTATTGAAGTTACTGCATACATTCCAGGTATTGGACACAACTTGCAGGAACACTCAGTAGTATTAGTACGCGGTGGTCGTGTAAAGGACCTCCCTGGTGTACGTTATCATATCATCCGTGGTACAAAAGATACTCTTGGAGTTGAAGACCGCAAGCGCGGACGCTCTAAGTACGGTGCTAAGAAGCCAAAGGCATAA
- the rpoC gene encoding DNA-directed RNA polymerase subunit beta', which translates to MRDVQDFDSLKIKLASPETIRSWSYGEVKKPETINYRTLRPEKDGLFCERIFGTTKEWECYCGKFKSIRYKGVICDRCGVEVTHFKVRRERTGHIELAAPVSHIWYYRSVPSRMGLLLDLQVAALRSVLYYEKYIVIDAGDTDLKKGQLLTEEEYQEALEHYAGSAFTADMGAEAIKTMLERLDLDELAAELRAKMIEKGAKSDKRLLRRIEIVENFRASGNKVSWMILDVIPVIPPELRPMVQLDGGRFATSDLNDLYRRVINRNNRLKRLQQLSAPDIIIRNEKRMLQEAVDALFDNTKRKRAVKGASNRPLKSISDLLKGKQGRFRLNLLGKRVDYSGRSVIVVGPELKLWQCGLPTKMALELFKPFLMKKLVDKDVVFNIKKAKALVESESPEVYAILDEVVKEHPVMLNRAPTLHRLGIQAFEPVLVEGKALKLHPLACKAFNADFDGDQMAIHVPLTQAAQMECWTLMLSARNLLDPANGNTIVAPSQDMVLGIYYMTAIKPNAKGTGKRFSTPDEVRMAAELGAIEWQALIKVPAPKDSFDADALKVKGDDGFLGGTQTFKKGDLIETSAGRLAFNEAMPAEIEYVNRQMFDKSLKKMIEHVYHTKGSWLTIQMHDAIKDVGYKNATFYGATLCMKDILVPDEKPEIMAQANKDVEDIINQYGKGVITAEERYQRVTNIWARTNEKLTNLMMDNLEKDKQGFNTIYMMAKSGARGSRGQISQLAAMRGLMTKPNGDIIELPIKSNFYEGLSVIEYFISTNASRKGLSDTALKTADAGYMTRRLVDVAQDVVINEEDCCTINGIDYTAIKEGDEIKVPLSKRIEGHYTIERVVNAKGELICDVNQYIDEAMAKKIEAAGVEKVKLRTVLTCEAKHGICVKCYGKNLARNKIVEIGEAVGIIAAQSIGQPGTQLTLRTFHSGGAAEMSTNDNKIVLKFDAFIKNIEGTHVVKNDKWLFTRKGFMTVIRILDKIKFTSEDELLIEDGKSLMRGDPILKHKGKEVIAGVNGKVVKGDGVIYITSKEQKIEISNGSTIFTKAGAMVKKGEVIGEFEQFIEPILAESDGYIHFEDVIVGSTLEEKVDLQTGKTERYITDLHLDVKQPRIIITDEAGNPQGNYFLPAGAILLVDDKKPVKAGDMIAKMNKEAQKSQDITGGLPRVSELFEARKPKNPCVLAQISGTVEFKDVRKGKRVISITDEYGKKFEHLVPMTKRMLVRDGDKVEAGEQLCAGSPNPQDVLAILGENALQNYLMDEIQNVYRQQGVDINDKHIGIIVRQMLRKIEIVSVGDTKFIFGQQVDKYKFHEENERVIAAGGQPAVGRPMFQGITKASLGVDSFISAASFQETTRVLTNAAISGATDGLHGIKENVAIGHMIPAGTGIKNYKDIKLFDDSDRDLDAQMNEILERRKLEAEQESQLEEPSFEADDND; encoded by the coding sequence ATGCGTGATGTGCAGGATTTTGACAGCTTAAAGATTAAACTGGCTTCTCCAGAGACTATTCGTTCATGGTCTTATGGTGAGGTAAAAAAGCCTGAGACTATAAACTACAGAACTCTCCGCCCAGAGAAAGACGGTCTATTCTGTGAAAGAATTTTCGGTACAACTAAGGAATGGGAATGTTACTGCGGTAAGTTCAAGTCTATCCGTTATAAGGGTGTAATTTGTGACCGCTGTGGTGTTGAAGTTACTCACTTCAAGGTTCGCCGTGAACGTACAGGACACATTGAGCTTGCAGCACCTGTAAGCCATATCTGGTACTATCGTTCAGTTCCAAGCCGTATGGGTCTTTTGCTCGACCTTCAGGTTGCAGCTCTCCGTTCGGTTTTGTACTACGAAAAATATATCGTAATTGATGCAGGAGATACTGACCTTAAGAAAGGACAGCTCCTTACAGAAGAAGAATATCAGGAAGCTCTTGAGCACTATGCAGGTTCTGCTTTCACAGCAGATATGGGTGCTGAGGCTATCAAGACTATGCTTGAACGCCTTGACCTCGACGAACTTGCAGCAGAGCTCCGTGCAAAGATGATTGAAAAGGGTGCTAAGTCTGACAAGAGACTTCTCCGCCGTATTGAAATCGTTGAGAACTTCCGCGCTTCTGGAAATAAAGTTTCATGGATGATTCTGGATGTAATTCCAGTTATTCCTCCTGAGCTTCGTCCAATGGTTCAGCTCGATGGTGGACGTTTCGCAACATCTGACTTGAACGACCTCTACCGCCGTGTTATTAACCGTAATAACCGTCTTAAGAGACTTCAGCAGCTTTCTGCTCCAGACATCATCATCCGCAACGAAAAGCGTATGCTTCAGGAAGCAGTTGATGCATTGTTCGACAACACAAAGAGAAAGCGTGCTGTTAAGGGTGCTTCAAACCGCCCACTTAAGTCAATTTCTGACCTGCTCAAAGGTAAGCAGGGACGTTTCCGCTTGAACCTTCTTGGTAAGCGTGTTGACTACTCTGGACGTTCGGTAATCGTTGTTGGACCAGAATTGAAGCTCTGGCAGTGCGGTCTTCCTACAAAGATGGCTCTTGAATTGTTCAAGCCATTCCTTATGAAGAAGCTCGTAGACAAGGACGTAGTATTTAATATTAAGAAGGCTAAGGCTCTCGTAGAGTCTGAGTCTCCAGAAGTATATGCAATTCTTGATGAAGTAGTTAAAGAGCACCCAGTTATGTTGAACCGTGCGCCTACTCTTCACCGTCTTGGTATCCAGGCATTCGAACCTGTACTTGTAGAAGGAAAAGCTCTTAAGCTTCACCCACTCGCATGTAAAGCTTTCAACGCCGACTTCGATGGTGACCAGATGGCTATCCACGTACCTCTTACACAGGCTGCTCAGATGGAATGCTGGACATTGATGCTTTCTGCAAGAAACCTCCTTGACCCAGCTAACGGTAACACAATCGTTGCTCCATCTCAGGACATGGTACTTGGTATCTACTATATGACTGCTATCAAACCTAATGCTAAGGGAACAGGCAAGCGCTTCTCTACACCAGATGAAGTACGTATGGCTGCTGAACTTGGTGCAATTGAATGGCAGGCTCTTATTAAGGTTCCAGCTCCTAAGGATTCATTCGATGCAGATGCTCTTAAGGTTAAGGGTGATGACGGATTCCTTGGTGGAACTCAGACATTCAAGAAGGGTGATCTTATTGAAACTTCAGCAGGACGTCTTGCTTTCAACGAAGCAATGCCTGCAGAAATTGAATATGTAAACCGCCAGATGTTCGATAAGTCTTTGAAGAAGATGATCGAGCATGTATATCATACAAAGGGATCTTGGCTCACAATCCAGATGCACGATGCAATCAAGGATGTTGGTTACAAGAACGCTACATTCTACGGTGCGACACTTTGTATGAAGGATATCCTCGTTCCTGATGAAAAGCCGGAAATCATGGCTCAGGCTAACAAGGATGTTGAAGATATTATCAACCAGTATGGAAAGGGTGTTATTACCGCAGAAGAAAGATATCAGCGTGTAACAAACATCTGGGCTCGTACTAACGAAAAGCTTACAAACCTCATGATGGATAATCTTGAGAAAGATAAGCAGGGCTTTAACACAATCTACATGATGGCTAAGTCTGGTGCCCGCGGTTCTCGTGGACAGATTTCTCAGCTTGCCGCAATGCGTGGTTTGATGACTAAGCCTAACGGAGATATTATCGAGCTCCCTATTAAGTCAAACTTCTACGAAGGACTTTCCGTTATTGAATACTTCATTTCAACTAACGCTTCTCGTAAGGGTCTTTCGGATACAGCGCTTAAGACAGCCGATGCCGGTTACATGACACGTCGTCTTGTTGATGTTGCTCAGGATGTAGTAATCAACGAAGAAGATTGCTGTACAATCAACGGTATTGACTACACTGCTATCAAAGAGGGAGATGAAATTAAGGTTCCTCTCAGCAAGCGTATTGAAGGTCACTACACAATTGAGCGTGTTGTAAACGCTAAGGGTGAATTGATCTGCGACGTAAACCAGTACATCGACGAAGCTATGGCTAAGAAGATTGAAGCTGCTGGTGTTGAAAAGGTTAAACTCCGCACAGTTCTTACATGTGAAGCTAAGCACGGTATTTGTGTTAAGTGTTATGGTAAGAACCTTGCACGTAATAAGATTGTTGAAATTGGTGAAGCAGTCGGTATTATCGCTGCTCAGTCAATCGGTCAGCCAGGTACACAGCTTACACTTCGTACCTTCCACTCGGGTGGTGCGGCTGAGATGTCAACAAACGATAACAAGATCGTTCTTAAGTTCGATGCTTTCATTAAGAATATTGAAGGTACACACGTTGTTAAGAATGACAAGTGGCTCTTTACACGTAAAGGTTTCATGACTGTTATCCGTATCCTTGATAAGATTAAGTTCACTTCAGAAGATGAACTTCTTATTGAAGATGGAAAGAGCCTTATGCGTGGTGACCCAATCCTTAAGCACAAGGGCAAGGAAGTTATTGCCGGTGTTAACGGTAAGGTTGTTAAGGGCGACGGTGTAATTTACATCACAAGTAAAGAGCAGAAGATTGAAATCTCTAACGGTTCTACAATCTTCACAAAGGCTGGCGCTATGGTCAAGAAGGGCGAAGTAATTGGTGAATTCGAACAGTTCATCGAGCCTATTCTTGCAGAAAGCGACGGATACATCCACTTTGAAGACGTAATCGTAGGTTCTACACTTGAAGAGAAGGTTGACCTTCAGACAGGTAAGACAGAACGCTACATCACAGATCTTCACCTTGATGTTAAGCAGCCACGTATCATCATCACTGATGAAGCTGGTAACCCACAGGGTAACTACTTCCTCCCAGCTGGTGCCATCCTTCTCGTAGATGACAAAAAGCCGGTTAAAGCTGGTGATATGATTGCTAAGATGAACAAGGAAGCACAGAAGTCACAGGATATTACTGGTGGTCTTCCTCGTGTATCTGAACTCTTCGAAGCTCGCAAACCAAAGAATCCATGTGTACTTGCACAGATTTCTGGTACAGTTGAGTTTAAGGATGTTCGCAAAGGAAAGCGCGTAATTTCTATTACTGATGAATATGGTAAGAAGTTCGAGCACCTTGTTCCAATGACAAAGCGTATGCTTGTACGTGATGGCGATAAGGTAGAAGCTGGTGAACAGCTCTGTGCCGGATCTCCAAATCCACAGGATGTACTTGCAATCCTCGGTGAAAACGCTCTTCAGAATTATCTTATGGATGAAATCCAGAACGTTTACCGCCAGCAGGGTGTAGACATCAACGATAAGCATATCGGTATTATCGTACGCCAGATGCTCCGCAAGATTGAAATCGTATCTGTTGGAGATACAAAGTTCATCTTCGGTCAGCAGGTTGATAAATATAAGTTCCATGAAGAGAATGAGCGTGTAATCGCTGCCGGTGGACAGCCAGCTGTTGGACGTCCAATGTTCCAGGGTATTACAAAGGCTTCTCTTGGAGTTGACTCATTCATTTCTGCAGCTTCATTCCAGGAAACAACACGCGTTCTTACAAACGCTGCAATTTCTGGTGCTACAGATGGACTTCATGGAATCAAGGAAAACGTTGCAATCGGTCATATGATTCCTGCTGGTACAGGTATCAAGAATTACAAGGACATCAAGCTGTTTGATGACAGCGACCGTGACCTTGACGCTCAGATGAACGAGATTCTTGAACGCCGTAAGCTTGAGGCTGAACAGGAATCACAGCTTGAAGAACCAAGTTTTGAAGCTGATGATAATGACTAA